A region of Silurus meridionalis isolate SWU-2019-XX chromosome 17, ASM1480568v1, whole genome shotgun sequence DNA encodes the following proteins:
- the LOC124399996 gene encoding uncharacterized protein LOC124399996, translating into MEVNKVLNFSLNMDKVQGNPIEGGMEMDKTENKILEGGMEVNNFQVKFLKGGAEVDNILGGGLDRDKFQHKVSEGCMDVAKFQDNVLKCSVHLNTGEDNFVKENIDVKEIQTLEEALKGSVDVNKNSVELRKAHDTVLEESVAVEEVLKTQEWMDTLRCQVKITTRYNLQLRMANHTGRDVYVRLLDHGERIGGSGKEAYCSLFKYFI; encoded by the coding sequence ATGGAGGTGAACAAGGTTTTAAATTTTAGTTTGAATATGGACAAGGTTCAAGGCAATCCTATAGAGGGTGGCATGGAAATGGACAAAACTGAAAACAAGATCCTGGAAGGTGGCATGGAGGTGAACaattttcaagtcaagtttctTAAGGGAGGTGCCGAAGTGGACAATATTTTGGGGGGAGGTTTGGACAGGGACAAGTTTCAACACAAAGTTTCAGAGGGTTGCATGGATGTGGCCAAGTTTCAagacaatgttttaaaatgtagtgtgcATCTAAACACAGGTGAAGACAATTTTGTAAAGGAGAATATTGATGTGAAAGAGATACAGACTCTAGAAGAGGCTTTGAAAGGCAGTGTGGATGTAAATAAGAACAGTGTGGAATTGAGGAAGGCTCATGACACAGTCCTTGAGGAAAGTGTGGCTGTGGAGGAGGTTTTAAAAACCCAAGAGTGGATGGACACCTTGCGCTGCCAAGTGAAGATCACTACACGGTATAACCTGCAGCTGCGCATGGCCAATCACACAGGTCGGGATGTATATGTCAGGCTACTTGACCATGGGGAACGAATTGGCGGAAGTGGTAAGGAAGCATATTGCtcattattcaaatattttatatag
- the frmd3 gene encoding FERM domain-containing protein 3 isoform X1 yields MKMLRLRSPSVSSLSREIHCTVRLLDDSEIVCTIQRDTKGQFLLDHVCNHYSLLEKDYFGIRYVDPEKQRHWLDPSKPVVKQMKCQQPYTMCFRVKFYPQEPIKIKEELTRYLLYLQLKRDLYHGRLLCPLADAAYLGACIVQAEIGDYDEDEHPADYISDFKLFPKQSLKLERKIMEIHQNELRGQCTALAELNLLQRAHTLDTYGVDPHPCKDFTGATAFLGFTARGFVVFQGNKRIHLLKWPDVSRFKFEGKTFYVIGIQREKKLVLTFHTSTPAACKHLWKCGVENQAFYKCAKSSQIKTVSSSNIFFKGTRFRYSGRVAKEAIEASLKIQREPPAVHRCQLGQSRSFTSLSHKHLIMNMEPLLPALSSNREYREASADSGLLTLKDSVHLFPLKPSMMPEEPELEETEFYVQETGPEETAIPGTELDDESCLLEMEEEDEDGSHAISDTAYSPCTSVMPTPVEETQGGVDFLFQSPGRLLKELHADPEMQAELWAERQRELTEEAVCQSLCNQSSGTPQIRVFLHSAARLIAVVSILLLLLLFLLLVLLESDLDVSFLQDIRDTPEFEQFHYEYYCPLRRWLCYKFELLTERLWGD; encoded by the exons agagacacaaaaggtcaaTTCCTGCTGGATCATGTGTGTAACCACTACAGCCTGCTGGAGAAGGATTACTTTGGCATCAGATATGTGGATCCTGAGAAGCAGAgg CACTGGCTGGACCCCAGCAAACCTGTGGTCAAGCAGATGAAAT GTCAGCAGCCGTACACCATGTGCTTTCGGGTGAAGTTCTACCCCCAGGAACCCATCAAGATCAAGGAGGAACTGACAAG ATACCTGTTGTACCTGCAGCTGAAGAGGGACCTGTACCACGGCCGGCTCCTGTGTCCGCTTGCCGACGCCGCATATCTCGGAGCTTGTATAGTGCAGG CTGAAATCGGGGACTACGATGAAGATGAGCACCCTGCCGACTACATCAGTGACTTCAAACTGTTTCCCAAACAGAGCCTCAAACTGGAGCGCAAGATCATGGAGATCCATCAGAACGAGTTGAG AGGTCAGTGTACAGCCCTGGCTGAGCTGAACCTACTCCAGAGAGCACACACTTTGGACACATATGGCGTAGACCCTCATCCCTGCAAG gACTTCACCGGAGCAACAGCATTTCTGGGATTCACTGCTCGGGGCTTTGTTGTTTTCCAGGGTAACAAGAGGATCCACTTGCTAAAATG GCCGGATGTCAGCAGATTTAAGTTCGAAGGGAAAACTTTTTACGTGATTGGTATACAGAGAGAG aagAAACTGGTTTTGACAttccacacctccacaccagCAGCCTGTAAACACCTATGGAAATGTGGCGTCGAAAATCAGGCATTTTACAA ATGTGCAAAATCTAGTCAGATCAAGACTGTATCCAGCagcaatatatttttcaaagGGACAAGATTTCGTTACAG CGGCCGTGTTGCTAAAGAGGCGATTGAAGCCAGTTTGAAGATCCAGAGGGAACCTCCAGCTGTTCACAG GTGCCAATTGGGTCAGAGCAGAAGTTTTACCTCACTCAGCCATAAGCACCTCATAATGAACATGGAGCCTCTGCTGCCAGCGCTCAGCTCAAACAGAGAATACAGGGAGGCCTCAGCTGATAGCG GCCTACTGACTTTGAAAGACTCGGTTCATTTGTTCCCACTGAAGCCATCCATGATGCCAGAAGAACCTGAGCTAGAGGAGACAGAGTTTTATGTCCAAGAGACAGGACCGGAAGAAACAGCTATTCCTGGCACTGAACTGGATGACGAGAGTTGCTTGCtggagatggaggaggaggatgaagacgggtctcatgccatctcagatACAGCATACAGCCCATGTACAAGTGTAATGCCCACACCAGTGGAGGAAACGCAGGGTGGTGTTGACTTCCTGTTCCAGAGCCCTGGTCGCTTGCTGAAGGAACTCCACGCTGATCCGGAAATGCAGGCGGAGCTTTGGGCTGAGCGGCAGCGAGAACTGACCGAAGAGGCCGTCTGTCAGTCACTGTGTAACCAATCAAGTGGCACGCCACAGATCCGGGtgttcctccacagcgctgccCGGCTCATAGCTGTCGTTTCGATTCTACTCCTTCTCCTACTGTTTCTCTTGCTGGTCTTGCTGGAGTCCGACTTGGATGTTTCCTTCCTACAGGACATCCGAGACACGCCAGAGTTCGAGCAGTTCCACTATGAGTACTATTGCCCACTGCGCCGCTGGCTCTGCTACAAATTCGAACTCCTGACAGAGCGTCTGTGGGGAGACTGA
- the frmd3 gene encoding FERM domain-containing protein 3 isoform X2, whose translation MKMLRLRSPSVSSLSREIHCTVRLLDDSEIVCTIQRDTKGQFLLDHVCNHYSLLEKDYFGIRYVDPEKQRHWLDPSKPVVKQMKCQQPYTMCFRVKFYPQEPIKIKEELTRYLLYLQLKRDLYHGRLLCPLADAAYLGACIVQAEIGDYDEDEHPADYISDFKLFPKQSLKLERKIMEIHQNELRGQCTALAELNLLQRAHTLDTYGVDPHPCKDFTGATAFLGFTARGFVVFQGNKRIHLLKWPDVSRFKFEGKTFYVIGIQREKLVLTFHTSTPAACKHLWKCGVENQAFYKCAKSSQIKTVSSSNIFFKGTRFRYSGRVAKEAIEASLKIQREPPAVHRCQLGQSRSFTSLSHKHLIMNMEPLLPALSSNREYREASADSGLLTLKDSVHLFPLKPSMMPEEPELEETEFYVQETGPEETAIPGTELDDESCLLEMEEEDEDGSHAISDTAYSPCTSVMPTPVEETQGGVDFLFQSPGRLLKELHADPEMQAELWAERQRELTEEAVCQSLCNQSSGTPQIRVFLHSAARLIAVVSILLLLLLFLLLVLLESDLDVSFLQDIRDTPEFEQFHYEYYCPLRRWLCYKFELLTERLWGD comes from the exons agagacacaaaaggtcaaTTCCTGCTGGATCATGTGTGTAACCACTACAGCCTGCTGGAGAAGGATTACTTTGGCATCAGATATGTGGATCCTGAGAAGCAGAgg CACTGGCTGGACCCCAGCAAACCTGTGGTCAAGCAGATGAAAT GTCAGCAGCCGTACACCATGTGCTTTCGGGTGAAGTTCTACCCCCAGGAACCCATCAAGATCAAGGAGGAACTGACAAG ATACCTGTTGTACCTGCAGCTGAAGAGGGACCTGTACCACGGCCGGCTCCTGTGTCCGCTTGCCGACGCCGCATATCTCGGAGCTTGTATAGTGCAGG CTGAAATCGGGGACTACGATGAAGATGAGCACCCTGCCGACTACATCAGTGACTTCAAACTGTTTCCCAAACAGAGCCTCAAACTGGAGCGCAAGATCATGGAGATCCATCAGAACGAGTTGAG AGGTCAGTGTACAGCCCTGGCTGAGCTGAACCTACTCCAGAGAGCACACACTTTGGACACATATGGCGTAGACCCTCATCCCTGCAAG gACTTCACCGGAGCAACAGCATTTCTGGGATTCACTGCTCGGGGCTTTGTTGTTTTCCAGGGTAACAAGAGGATCCACTTGCTAAAATG GCCGGATGTCAGCAGATTTAAGTTCGAAGGGAAAACTTTTTACGTGATTGGTATACAGAGAGAG AAACTGGTTTTGACAttccacacctccacaccagCAGCCTGTAAACACCTATGGAAATGTGGCGTCGAAAATCAGGCATTTTACAA ATGTGCAAAATCTAGTCAGATCAAGACTGTATCCAGCagcaatatatttttcaaagGGACAAGATTTCGTTACAG CGGCCGTGTTGCTAAAGAGGCGATTGAAGCCAGTTTGAAGATCCAGAGGGAACCTCCAGCTGTTCACAG GTGCCAATTGGGTCAGAGCAGAAGTTTTACCTCACTCAGCCATAAGCACCTCATAATGAACATGGAGCCTCTGCTGCCAGCGCTCAGCTCAAACAGAGAATACAGGGAGGCCTCAGCTGATAGCG GCCTACTGACTTTGAAAGACTCGGTTCATTTGTTCCCACTGAAGCCATCCATGATGCCAGAAGAACCTGAGCTAGAGGAGACAGAGTTTTATGTCCAAGAGACAGGACCGGAAGAAACAGCTATTCCTGGCACTGAACTGGATGACGAGAGTTGCTTGCtggagatggaggaggaggatgaagacgggtctcatgccatctcagatACAGCATACAGCCCATGTACAAGTGTAATGCCCACACCAGTGGAGGAAACGCAGGGTGGTGTTGACTTCCTGTTCCAGAGCCCTGGTCGCTTGCTGAAGGAACTCCACGCTGATCCGGAAATGCAGGCGGAGCTTTGGGCTGAGCGGCAGCGAGAACTGACCGAAGAGGCCGTCTGTCAGTCACTGTGTAACCAATCAAGTGGCACGCCACAGATCCGGGtgttcctccacagcgctgccCGGCTCATAGCTGTCGTTTCGATTCTACTCCTTCTCCTACTGTTTCTCTTGCTGGTCTTGCTGGAGTCCGACTTGGATGTTTCCTTCCTACAGGACATCCGAGACACGCCAGAGTTCGAGCAGTTCCACTATGAGTACTATTGCCCACTGCGCCGCTGGCTCTGCTACAAATTCGAACTCCTGACAGAGCGTCTGTGGGGAGACTGA